One genomic segment of Amycolatopsis sp. Hca4 includes these proteins:
- a CDS encoding nitroreductase family deazaflavin-dependent oxidoreductase, with protein MRGVFAGLGKSRAFAVLGRALVPADRVLLRISGGRVGVGAAVGLRTLLLTTIGRRSGEPRQVPLLYVERGGGYVVIGSNWGGEAHPAWSANLLAQPKATVSVHGRTIDVAGRLLTGDERQEMWDAVAAYWPAYDRYAVRAAHRDIRVFLLEPVSR; from the coding sequence TTGCGGGGTGTGTTCGCCGGATTGGGCAAGAGCAGGGCGTTCGCGGTGCTCGGGCGGGCGCTCGTGCCCGCCGACCGGGTGCTGCTGCGGATCAGCGGCGGCCGGGTCGGCGTCGGTGCGGCGGTCGGGCTGCGGACGTTGCTGCTGACGACGATCGGGCGCCGCAGCGGCGAGCCGCGGCAGGTCCCGCTGCTGTACGTCGAGCGGGGCGGCGGGTACGTCGTCATCGGCTCGAACTGGGGCGGCGAAGCGCACCCGGCCTGGTCGGCGAACCTGCTGGCCCAGCCGAAGGCGACGGTCTCGGTGCACGGGCGCACGATCGACGTCGCCGGGCGGCTCCTGACCGGCGACGAGCGTCAGGAGATGTGGGACGCGGTGGCGGCGTACTGGCCCGCGTACGACCGGTACGCCGTGCGGGCCGCGCACCGGGACATCCGCGTCTTCCTGCTGGAGCCGGTCAGCCGATGA
- a CDS encoding pyridoxal-dependent decarboxylase — MHALLARAAELGAGYRATLADRPVARPVDPAELRAGFGGPLPEDPSPPSEVLEQLARAAAPGLVATAGPRFFGFVIGGALPAATAADVLAACWDQNGFNAVLSPAAAAAEDVAGAWLKELLGIPATASAGFVTGGQAANTAGLAAARHHVLAEAGWDVERDGLAGAPRVRVVASEERHATIDRALRLLGFGTRAVEPVKAGPQGAIDVEDLREVCAAGSGPLIVCLQAGNVNTGACDDLRAAREAVGDAWIHVDGAFGLWAAAAPGTRPLLDGVELADSWACDGHKWLNVPYDSGFVFCARPEVHAAAIAYRAAYLTGAGELSGMGDLTLESSRRARGFAVWAALRELGRDGVAELVERCCRLARRFAAKLAEGGAEIANDVVLNQVLVSFGGDTDDLIRKIQDDGTCWLGGTTWRGRRYLRISVSGWSTTEADVDRSAAAILRLAGR, encoded by the coding sequence ATGCACGCGCTCCTCGCCCGCGCCGCCGAGCTCGGCGCCGGCTACCGGGCCACCCTCGCGGACCGGCCGGTCGCCCGGCCCGTCGACCCCGCCGAGCTGCGGGCCGGCTTCGGCGGGCCGCTCCCGGAGGACCCCAGCCCACCGTCCGAAGTGCTCGAACAGCTCGCCAGGGCCGCCGCACCCGGGCTCGTCGCCACGGCCGGGCCGCGGTTCTTCGGCTTCGTCATCGGCGGGGCCCTCCCGGCCGCCACCGCCGCCGACGTCCTGGCCGCCTGCTGGGACCAGAACGGCTTCAACGCCGTCCTCTCGCCCGCCGCGGCCGCCGCCGAGGACGTCGCCGGCGCCTGGCTGAAGGAGCTGCTCGGCATCCCGGCCACCGCCTCCGCCGGGTTCGTCACCGGCGGACAGGCCGCGAACACCGCCGGCCTCGCCGCCGCCCGGCACCACGTGCTCGCCGAAGCCGGCTGGGACGTCGAACGCGACGGGCTGGCCGGTGCCCCACGCGTCCGGGTCGTCGCGAGCGAAGAGCGGCACGCCACCATCGACCGCGCCCTGCGGCTGCTCGGCTTCGGCACCCGCGCCGTCGAGCCGGTCAAGGCCGGTCCGCAAGGCGCGATCGACGTCGAAGACCTGCGCGAGGTGTGCGCGGCCGGGAGCGGCCCGCTGATCGTCTGCCTGCAGGCGGGGAACGTGAACACCGGAGCCTGCGACGACCTGCGCGCCGCCCGGGAAGCCGTGGGAGACGCCTGGATCCACGTCGACGGCGCGTTCGGGCTCTGGGCCGCGGCCGCCCCGGGCACCAGGCCGCTCCTCGACGGCGTCGAACTCGCCGACTCCTGGGCCTGCGACGGGCACAAGTGGCTGAACGTCCCGTACGACTCCGGGTTCGTCTTCTGCGCGCGCCCGGAGGTCCACGCCGCGGCGATCGCCTACCGGGCCGCCTACCTCACCGGCGCCGGTGAGCTGTCCGGCATGGGCGACCTGACCCTGGAGTCCTCACGCCGCGCCCGCGGGTTCGCCGTGTGGGCGGCGCTGCGCGAACTGGGCCGCGATGGCGTCGCCGAACTCGTCGAACGCTGCTGCCGGCTGGCCCGCCGCTTCGCCGCGAAGCTCGCCGAGGGCGGGGCCGAGATCGCCAACGACGTCGTGCTCAACCAGGTCCTGGTGTCCTTCGGCGGCGACACCGACGACCTCATCCGGAAGATCCAGGACGACGGCACGTGCTGGCTCGGCGGCACCACCTGGCGCGGCCGCCGGTACCTGCGGATTTCGGTGTCCGGCTGGTCGACCACCGAAGCCGACGTCGACCGCAGCGCCGCGGCGATCCTCCGCCTGGCCGGCCGGTGA
- a CDS encoding DUF2975 domain-containing protein, giving the protein MVTEKWAVAALRFFLVVLFGVLVVFQTLSLPGGIAYHTQQNPHDAPLRWPLTAIAVFLVLCVEVVVVATWKLLTLVKKDRIFTTASLKWVDAIVWAVAAAWLVLVGMLVFVGLNADDPGMPMLLFLVTVAITVLGLLMVVMRALLRQATTLRTDLEAVI; this is encoded by the coding sequence ATGGTTACCGAGAAGTGGGCCGTTGCCGCGCTCAGGTTCTTCCTCGTGGTGCTCTTCGGCGTCCTGGTCGTGTTCCAGACGCTGTCGCTCCCGGGCGGGATCGCCTACCACACGCAGCAGAACCCCCACGACGCTCCGCTGCGCTGGCCGCTGACCGCGATCGCGGTGTTCCTCGTGCTGTGCGTCGAGGTGGTGGTCGTCGCGACGTGGAAGCTGCTGACGCTGGTCAAGAAGGACCGGATCTTCACGACGGCGTCGCTGAAGTGGGTCGACGCGATCGTCTGGGCGGTGGCGGCGGCGTGGCTGGTGCTCGTCGGCATGCTGGTCTTCGTGGGGCTCAACGCGGACGACCCGGGGATGCCGATGCTGTTGTTCCTGGTCACGGTGGCGATCACGGTGCTCGGCCTGCTGATGGTGGTCATGCGCGCCCTGCTGCGCCAGGCGACCACACTGCGCACCGACCTGGAAGCGGTCATCTGA
- a CDS encoding helix-turn-helix transcriptional regulator: MPIVVRIDVELAKRKMSVGEFAEKVGLTPANVAVLKNGRAKAVRFSTLEAMCRVLGCQPGDLLEFVEEDL; the protein is encoded by the coding sequence ATGCCGATCGTCGTGCGCATCGACGTCGAGCTGGCCAAGCGCAAGATGAGCGTCGGGGAGTTCGCCGAGAAGGTCGGCCTGACGCCGGCGAACGTGGCGGTGCTGAAGAACGGCCGCGCGAAGGCGGTCCGGTTCAGCACGCTGGAGGCGATGTGCCGGGTGCTCGGGTGCCAGCCAGGTGACCTGCTGGAGTTCGTCGAGGAGGATCTCTAG
- a CDS encoding CdaR family transcriptional regulator, translated as MGIEALARPVPREHRELVREMLARLPEFADRLARLLGEQDEFYRQVEDVAPGELRQVCRANLERALTALAEGRGLALDAARKTGLAQARQGIPLPAVLRAFRIGGTFVYEGLLELAGPEFLNPTRTIEINSYVWKAIDLYSDALTTAYEQVAAEPSHANARLLDDLLRGRLTGQAEMEAAARELGLPTAGMFVAVVTERVEPDEHDSVEALLRARRWRSAWRPGGEAGLVAIDRIEDVRRLRETLGSLPVAAGLSRPFSGFPDVPDALHRARIARRSLPAATPGVVVFGDSPVTTLVAAAPGMARDVCRSALAGVLALPGAERKVLLDTLLAWFAGGGSAKDAADRLFVHPNTVRYRLRRVQELTKRDLTNPVDVGELYVALESVRLDPEPD; from the coding sequence ATGGGCATCGAAGCTCTCGCCAGGCCGGTCCCTCGCGAGCACCGTGAGCTGGTGCGCGAGATGCTGGCCCGGCTCCCCGAGTTCGCCGATCGCCTGGCCCGGCTGCTGGGTGAACAGGACGAGTTCTACCGGCAGGTCGAGGACGTCGCCCCGGGCGAGCTTCGGCAAGTCTGCCGGGCCAACCTCGAACGCGCGCTGACGGCACTGGCCGAAGGCCGCGGACTGGCCCTCGACGCCGCCCGCAAGACCGGACTGGCCCAGGCCCGCCAGGGCATCCCGCTGCCCGCCGTGCTGCGCGCGTTCCGGATCGGCGGCACCTTCGTCTACGAAGGCCTGCTGGAGCTGGCCGGCCCGGAGTTCCTGAACCCGACCCGGACGATCGAGATCAACTCCTACGTCTGGAAGGCGATCGACCTCTACTCCGACGCGCTGACCACGGCGTACGAGCAGGTCGCGGCCGAGCCGTCGCACGCGAACGCGCGGCTGCTGGACGACCTGCTGCGCGGCCGGCTGACCGGCCAGGCGGAGATGGAGGCCGCGGCACGCGAGCTGGGCCTGCCGACCGCGGGCATGTTCGTCGCCGTGGTCACCGAGCGTGTCGAGCCGGACGAGCACGACTCCGTCGAGGCGCTGCTGCGGGCGCGGCGCTGGCGGTCGGCGTGGCGCCCCGGCGGCGAGGCGGGCCTGGTCGCGATCGACCGGATCGAGGACGTCCGCCGGCTGCGCGAAACACTGGGGTCGCTGCCGGTCGCGGCCGGGCTGAGCAGGCCGTTCTCCGGTTTCCCCGACGTACCGGACGCCCTCCACCGGGCCCGGATCGCCCGCCGTTCCCTCCCGGCGGCGACGCCGGGTGTGGTGGTGTTCGGCGACTCGCCGGTGACGACGCTGGTCGCGGCGGCGCCCGGGATGGCCCGCGACGTCTGCCGGTCGGCGCTGGCCGGCGTGCTCGCCCTGCCGGGAGCGGAGCGCAAGGTCCTGCTCGACACCCTGCTGGCCTGGTTCGCCGGCGGCGGCTCGGCGAAGGACGCGGCGGACCGGTTGTTCGTGCACCCCAACACGGTCCGCTACCGGCTGCGGCGCGTGCAGGAGCTGACCAAGCGCGACCTGACCAACCCGGTGGACGTCGGCGAGCTGTACGTCGCCCTCGAGTCGGTGCGTCTCGATCCGGAGCCGGATTGA
- a CDS encoding MFS transporter encodes MTNLSTRAFPLAALLALTTAAFVTVLTEALPAGVLPGMSAGLGVGEPAAGQAVTVYALGTALTAIPLAAATARWSRKRLLLSGVAGFAVANTVTTLSADYTLTMVARFVAGVAAGVVWALLAGYARRLAPDNQGRAIAVVMAGIPLALSLGIPAGTFLGGLLGWRSAFGVMSAIAVVLLAWIAAAVPDEPGQAGGRTPVLRTLAVPGVAPVLAVTLVFVLAHTVLYTYVAAFLAHAGLGGSVDVVLLVFGVASMAGIALVGAGIDRALRTLTVLSTLGVAVAAALLAVFAGSPVLVCVAVALWGLGWGGVPTLLQTAAGNAGGDAADNAQAMLVTLWNAAMAAGGVAGGVLLDAAGPAAFPWTLLVLLLPVLAIVLGARRHGFPARS; translated from the coding sequence ATGACGAACCTCAGCACCCGCGCTTTTCCGCTCGCCGCCCTCCTCGCCCTGACCACCGCCGCGTTCGTCACCGTGCTCACCGAGGCGCTGCCCGCCGGCGTGCTGCCCGGGATGAGCGCGGGCCTCGGCGTCGGCGAACCCGCGGCCGGCCAGGCGGTGACGGTCTACGCGCTCGGCACCGCGCTCACCGCGATCCCGCTGGCCGCCGCCACCGCGCGGTGGTCGCGCAAACGCCTGCTGCTCAGCGGGGTCGCCGGGTTCGCGGTGGCCAACACCGTCACGACGCTGTCCGCGGACTACACGCTGACGATGGTGGCCCGCTTCGTCGCCGGGGTGGCCGCGGGCGTCGTCTGGGCCCTGCTCGCCGGGTACGCGCGCCGGCTCGCGCCGGACAACCAGGGGCGGGCCATCGCGGTCGTGATGGCAGGCATCCCGCTGGCGCTCTCGCTCGGCATCCCGGCCGGGACGTTCCTCGGCGGCCTGCTCGGCTGGCGCTCGGCGTTCGGCGTCATGTCCGCGATCGCCGTCGTGCTGCTCGCCTGGATCGCCGCGGCGGTGCCCGACGAGCCGGGGCAGGCGGGCGGCCGGACGCCGGTCCTGCGCACGCTCGCCGTCCCCGGTGTCGCGCCGGTGCTGGCCGTGACGCTCGTGTTCGTGCTGGCCCACACCGTGCTCTACACCTACGTCGCCGCCTTCCTCGCGCACGCCGGGCTCGGCGGTTCGGTGGACGTCGTCCTGCTGGTGTTCGGCGTCGCGTCGATGGCGGGCATCGCTCTCGTCGGTGCCGGGATCGACCGCGCGCTGCGGACGTTGACGGTGCTCAGCACCCTCGGCGTCGCGGTGGCCGCGGCCCTGCTGGCGGTGTTCGCGGGCAGCCCGGTGCTGGTCTGCGTGGCGGTCGCGCTGTGGGGGCTCGGCTGGGGCGGCGTCCCGACCCTGCTGCAGACGGCGGCGGGGAACGCCGGCGGCGATGCTGCGGACAACGCGCAGGCCATGCTCGTCACGCTGTGGAACGCCGCGATGGCCGCGGGCGGGGTGGCCGGCGGGGTCCTGCTCGACGCCGCCGGGCCGGCGGCCTTCCCCTGGACGCTGCTCGTGCTCCTGCTGCCGGTGCTGGCGATCGTGCTCGGCGCCCGGCGGCACGGGTTCCCCGCTCGCTCCTAA
- a CDS encoding DUF3068 domain-containing protein, with product MRRALGLILLALGVFAVAGAVLLPTYVYPKLAKVPLDQDSTSVLEGTASRVLAVTDKGAGPVTEIRENAKLTATARVQANFSRPEMHEGTDYAVWLLAVQVKDDADGTVLSASKRQVCFDRRTSEGYDPRGANDPKCTKESSYVTELQAKADKDGQKPPEKNDYKPQPGLNFKFPFGTEQKDYPVYDDNTGKAVTARYTGTETVNGIETYKFVQNIPDTKLETKSVPGSLVGATESSVDADLYYRGVNTMWVEPVTGVEVKQQQQQHQELRRATGSPTVVFDGTLSYNAKTIAQMVDQIDENKGKLEFLTSTGPLWLGIGGGVAIVAGIYLLVRRRPAAPPAPPRRQRVPVGADR from the coding sequence TTGCGACGAGCTTTGGGCCTGATCTTGCTGGCGCTGGGGGTCTTCGCGGTCGCCGGGGCGGTGCTGCTGCCGACCTACGTCTACCCGAAGCTCGCCAAGGTGCCGCTGGACCAGGATTCGACGTCGGTGCTGGAAGGCACCGCGAGCCGGGTCCTCGCCGTGACCGACAAGGGTGCCGGCCCGGTCACCGAGATCCGCGAAAACGCGAAGCTGACCGCCACAGCCCGCGTCCAGGCGAACTTCTCCCGGCCCGAAATGCACGAGGGCACCGACTACGCGGTCTGGCTGCTCGCGGTGCAGGTCAAGGACGACGCTGACGGCACCGTGCTCAGCGCGAGCAAGCGGCAGGTCTGCTTCGACCGGCGCACCTCCGAGGGGTACGACCCGCGTGGCGCCAACGACCCGAAGTGCACCAAGGAAAGCAGCTACGTCACCGAGCTGCAGGCCAAGGCGGACAAGGACGGCCAGAAGCCGCCCGAGAAGAACGACTACAAGCCGCAGCCCGGCCTGAACTTCAAGTTCCCCTTCGGCACCGAGCAGAAGGACTACCCGGTCTACGACGACAACACCGGCAAGGCCGTCACCGCCCGGTACACCGGCACCGAGACGGTGAACGGGATCGAGACCTACAAGTTCGTCCAGAACATCCCCGACACCAAGCTCGAGACGAAGTCGGTGCCCGGCTCGCTCGTCGGCGCCACCGAGTCGAGTGTGGACGCGGACCTGTACTACCGCGGGGTCAACACGATGTGGGTGGAGCCGGTCACCGGGGTCGAGGTGAAGCAGCAGCAACAGCAGCACCAGGAACTGCGCCGCGCCACCGGCAGCCCGACCGTCGTGTTCGACGGGACGCTGTCCTACAACGCCAAGACGATCGCGCAGATGGTCGATCAGATCGACGAGAACAAGGGCAAGCTGGAGTTCCTGACGAGCACCGGCCCGCTCTGGCTCGGCATCGGCGGCGGCGTGGCCATCGTCGCCGGGATCTACCTGCTGGTCCGCCGTCGCCCGGCCGCCCCGCCGGCCCCGCCGCGGCGGCAGCGGGTGCCGGTCGGCGCGGACCGCTAG
- a CDS encoding glycoside hydrolase family 18 protein, translating to MRKRVAVIALALAGASVAAPPAEAAPAQGKVMAYFADWDVYARGYHVKDIETSGSAAKLTHINYAFGNVTGGGCVVGDPWADHDMPYDAATSVSGQADSTEPGTLHGSFNQLLQLKKLHPKLKVLWSFGGWTWSAGFTEAAKNPAAFAESCYNLVNDPRWAGVFDGIDIDWEYPNACGNTCDTSGPKAFTGLVKALRAKFGRQLVTAAITADGSKNGKIDATEYGAASRYLDWYNVMTYDYFVAGASPTGPTAPHSPLRAYPGLPTAGFYADAAVQKLRHQGVPPAKMLLGLGFYGRGWDGVTQKQPGGTATGPAPGTYEAGVEDYKVLKTKCPANGHVAGTAYAKCGSQWWSYDTPETASAKAGYAKSQGLGGVFAWELSGDTANAELLRAIAGRC from the coding sequence ATGAGAAAACGCGTCGCCGTCATCGCACTCGCGCTCGCCGGGGCCTCCGTGGCCGCGCCGCCCGCGGAAGCCGCGCCGGCCCAGGGCAAGGTGATGGCCTACTTCGCCGACTGGGACGTCTACGCCCGCGGCTACCACGTCAAGGACATCGAAACGTCCGGTTCGGCCGCGAAGCTGACCCACATCAACTACGCCTTCGGCAACGTCACCGGCGGCGGGTGCGTGGTCGGCGACCCGTGGGCCGACCACGACATGCCCTACGACGCCGCCACCAGCGTCAGCGGCCAGGCCGACAGCACCGAGCCCGGGACGCTGCACGGCAGCTTCAACCAGCTCCTCCAGCTGAAGAAGCTGCACCCGAAGCTCAAGGTGCTGTGGTCGTTCGGCGGCTGGACCTGGTCGGCCGGCTTCACCGAGGCGGCGAAGAACCCGGCCGCGTTCGCGGAGTCCTGCTACAACCTGGTCAACGACCCGCGCTGGGCGGGCGTGTTCGACGGCATCGACATCGACTGGGAGTACCCCAACGCCTGCGGCAACACCTGCGACACCAGCGGGCCGAAGGCGTTCACCGGGCTGGTCAAGGCGCTGCGCGCGAAGTTCGGGCGCCAGCTGGTGACCGCCGCGATCACCGCCGACGGCTCGAAGAACGGCAAGATCGACGCCACCGAGTACGGCGCCGCGAGCCGGTACCTCGACTGGTACAACGTGATGACCTACGACTACTTCGTCGCCGGGGCCAGCCCGACCGGGCCGACCGCCCCGCACTCGCCGCTGCGCGCCTACCCGGGCCTGCCGACCGCCGGCTTCTACGCCGACGCCGCCGTCCAAAAGCTGCGCCACCAGGGCGTGCCGCCGGCGAAGATGTTGCTGGGCCTCGGCTTCTACGGCCGCGGCTGGGACGGCGTGACGCAGAAGCAGCCGGGCGGCACGGCCACCGGCCCGGCTCCCGGCACCTACGAAGCGGGCGTCGAGGACTACAAGGTCCTCAAGACCAAGTGCCCGGCCAACGGCCACGTCGCCGGTACGGCGTACGCGAAGTGCGGCTCGCAGTGGTGGAGCTACGACACGCCGGAGACCGCGTCGGCGAAGGCCGGCTACGCGAAGTCGCAGGGCCTCGGCGGCGTGTTCGCCTGGGAGCTGTCCGGCGACACGGCGAACGCCGAACTGCTGCGGGCCATCGCCGGCCGCTGCTGA
- a CDS encoding glycosyltransferase family 4 protein — MLLLNWRDTGHPEGGGSERYVERMAEGLARAGYRVEIQCAAYPGAAAGEWRDGVRYRRRGNKFGVYAHALRAIRRARADLVVDVQNGMPFFARLVAGCPVLVLVHHVHKEQWISALGETLGRVGWWIESRLAPWLFRTCSYVTVSEVTRAELAGLGIGRERVTVVPNGLDAPPPYTSERDSEPTLVAVSRLVPHKRIEHAIDVVARLARRWPSLRLEVVGQGPWDEVLRAHAASRGVADRVVLHGWVDEQAKHEILARSWLHLCPSVKEGWGIVIMEAAAHGVPSVAYRAAGGVTESIVEGRTGLLADDFDDFTTQVDRLLADGLRRAEMGMAGAERAGRYSWDASVGRFASLVRDVSGQPVPRPRTLIPHRIPVHAQDLGSSRLVEVLAASPHRDRSGLPGRRRAERHA; from the coding sequence GTGCTCCTCCTCAACTGGCGCGACACCGGCCACCCCGAAGGCGGCGGCTCGGAGCGGTACGTCGAGCGGATGGCCGAAGGCCTGGCCAGAGCGGGGTACCGGGTCGAGATCCAGTGCGCCGCGTACCCGGGCGCGGCGGCAGGCGAGTGGCGCGACGGCGTCCGCTACCGGCGGCGCGGCAACAAGTTCGGCGTCTACGCGCACGCCCTGCGCGCGATCCGCCGGGCCCGCGCCGACCTCGTCGTCGACGTGCAGAACGGGATGCCGTTCTTCGCCCGGCTGGTCGCCGGCTGCCCGGTGCTGGTGCTCGTGCACCACGTCCACAAGGAACAGTGGATCAGCGCGCTCGGCGAGACGCTGGGCCGGGTCGGCTGGTGGATCGAGTCGCGGCTGGCGCCGTGGCTGTTCCGCACGTGCTCCTACGTCACGGTTTCCGAGGTCACCCGGGCGGAGCTGGCCGGGCTGGGCATCGGGCGCGAGCGCGTCACGGTGGTCCCGAACGGCCTCGACGCACCCCCGCCGTACACGTCCGAACGGGACAGCGAGCCCACGCTGGTCGCGGTGAGCAGGCTGGTGCCGCACAAGCGCATCGAGCACGCCATCGACGTGGTCGCCCGGCTCGCGCGGCGCTGGCCGTCCCTGCGGCTGGAGGTGGTCGGCCAGGGGCCGTGGGACGAGGTGCTGCGCGCCCACGCGGCTTCGCGCGGGGTCGCCGACCGGGTCGTCCTGCACGGCTGGGTGGACGAGCAGGCCAAGCACGAGATCCTGGCCCGCTCGTGGCTGCACCTGTGCCCATCGGTCAAGGAGGGCTGGGGCATCGTGATCATGGAGGCCGCGGCGCACGGCGTGCCTTCGGTCGCCTACCGGGCCGCGGGCGGCGTCACGGAGTCCATTGTGGAGGGACGGACGGGCCTGCTGGCCGACGACTTCGACGACTTCACCACCCAGGTCGACCGCCTGCTGGCCGACGGCCTGCGACGCGCGGAGATGGGTATGGCGGGCGCGGAGCGGGCCGGGCGGTACAGCTGGGACGCGAGCGTCGGCCGGTTCGCGTCACTGGTGCGGGACGTCTCCGGGCAGCCGGTCCCCCGCCCGCGCACCCTGATCCCGCACCGCATCCCGGTACACGCCCAGGATCTGGGCAGCAGCCGCCTGGTCGAAGTCCTTGCCGCGAGCCCGCACCGTGACCGTAGTGGTCTCCCCGGTCGTCGCCGCGCCGAACGCCACGCCTGA
- a CDS encoding GNAT family N-acetyltransferase, with translation METPLSTDRLVIRDWTPADAEAAFAIYGAEDVTHWLTPAMDRVGDIGAMRAVLHAWQEAQPNLPPPRGRWAIERKEDGAVIGGLGIRLLPPFEEDLELSWQLTPGVWGKGYASEAATALIEWAFTQDTEELFAVARPNNTRAIAVAKRLGMQWVGETDKYYNLRLQVYRIRHTDLIG, from the coding sequence ATGGAGACCCCGTTGAGCACCGACCGCCTCGTGATCCGGGACTGGACGCCTGCCGACGCCGAAGCCGCGTTCGCGATCTACGGCGCGGAAGACGTCACGCACTGGCTGACCCCGGCCATGGACCGCGTCGGCGACATCGGTGCGATGCGCGCGGTGCTGCACGCCTGGCAGGAGGCGCAGCCGAACCTGCCGCCGCCGCGCGGCCGCTGGGCGATCGAGCGCAAAGAGGACGGTGCGGTGATCGGCGGCCTCGGCATCCGGCTGCTGCCACCGTTCGAAGAGGACCTGGAGCTGAGCTGGCAGCTCACCCCCGGCGTCTGGGGCAAGGGCTACGCGTCCGAAGCGGCGACCGCGCTGATCGAGTGGGCCTTCACCCAGGACACCGAAGAGCTGTTCGCCGTGGCGCGGCCGAACAACACGCGGGCGATCGCGGTCGCCAAGCGGCTCGGCATGCAGTGGGTCGGCGAAACCGACAAGTACTACAACCTGCGGCTGCAGGTGTACCGGATCCGGCACACCGACCTCATCGGCTGA
- a CDS encoding class I SAM-dependent methyltransferase, producing the protein MTRPETAAEVFDALGTAYEHAFRAATAHRAAVTDLLAALSPGAKVLDLGAGTGRPTAELLAAAGHDVTGYDVAPKMVAIAREQVPAARFELGDMRELSYPDATWDAVTAFFSMLQLPRAEQEAVLGRVADWLKPGGLLVFATVPADVDGVDIVFMGHPVRAYSFAAGALKELLAAAGLEVVREDAAEFVPDHPDAGPEPHVYLTARKPA; encoded by the coding sequence ATGACCCGCCCCGAAACCGCCGCCGAGGTCTTCGACGCGCTCGGCACGGCGTACGAGCACGCCTTCCGCGCCGCGACCGCGCACCGCGCCGCCGTCACCGACCTGCTCGCCGCCCTGTCACCCGGGGCGAAGGTGCTCGACCTCGGCGCGGGCACCGGGCGGCCCACCGCGGAACTGCTGGCCGCCGCCGGTCACGACGTCACCGGCTACGACGTCGCGCCGAAGATGGTCGCGATCGCCCGGGAGCAGGTGCCCGCCGCCCGGTTCGAGCTCGGGGACATGCGCGAACTGTCCTACCCGGACGCGACCTGGGACGCGGTCACGGCCTTCTTCTCGATGCTGCAGCTGCCCCGGGCCGAGCAGGAGGCCGTGCTCGGCCGCGTCGCGGACTGGCTCAAGCCCGGCGGCCTGCTGGTCTTCGCGACCGTGCCCGCCGACGTCGACGGCGTCGACATCGTCTTCATGGGCCACCCGGTCCGCGCGTACAGCTTCGCCGCCGGGGCGCTCAAGGAGCTGCTGGCCGCGGCGGGCCTGGAGGTCGTCCGCGAGGACGCGGCCGAGTTCGTGCCCGACCACCCGGACGCCGGCCCGGAGCCGCACGTCTACCTCACCGCGCGCAAGCCGGCCTGA
- a CDS encoding bifunctional 2-polyprenyl-6-hydroxyphenol methylase/3-demethylubiquinol 3-O-methyltransferase UbiG codes for MTLFRTFLTEQTDPDGFYSALAADSVRQLASHAPLPGRTVLDVGGGPGYFSDAFRAAGAVYLGLDPDVGELSARGEPGENMIRASGTELPVRSGSVDICYSSNVLEHVSEPWVMLAEMCRVTKPGGTVFASFTPWYSPWGGHETAPWHFLGGYYARSRYARKFGKQPKNKFGESLFPVSVGAALRWAKTTPLADLVAGYPRYHPSWAMGIVRIPGLREIASWNLVLVLKKR; via the coding sequence GTGACCCTGTTCCGGACATTCCTGACCGAACAGACGGACCCGGACGGCTTCTATTCCGCGCTCGCCGCCGACTCCGTCCGGCAATTGGCGTCCCACGCTCCGCTGCCGGGGCGCACGGTGCTCGACGTCGGCGGCGGACCGGGCTATTTCTCCGACGCCTTCCGCGCGGCCGGCGCGGTCTACCTCGGCCTCGACCCGGACGTCGGCGAGCTGTCCGCCCGTGGTGAGCCGGGGGAGAACATGATCCGCGCCAGCGGCACGGAACTGCCCGTGCGCAGCGGGTCCGTGGACATCTGCTACTCGTCGAACGTGCTGGAGCACGTCTCCGAGCCGTGGGTCATGCTCGCCGAGATGTGCCGGGTGACCAAGCCCGGCGGCACGGTCTTCGCGTCGTTCACGCCGTGGTATTCACCGTGGGGCGGCCACGAGACCGCGCCGTGGCATTTCCTCGGCGGTTACTACGCCAGGAGCCGTTATGCCCGGAAATTCGGGAAGCAGCCGAAGAACAAATTCGGGGAAAGCCTCTTCCCGGTTTCGGTCGGCGCCGCGCTCCGCTGGGCGAAGACGACGCCGCTCGCCGACCTGGTGGCCGGGTACCCGCGGTACCACCCGAGCTGGGCGATGGGGATCGTGCGGATTCCCGGCCTCCGTGAAATCGCATCCTGGAATCTCGTCCTGGTGCTGAAGAAGCGCTAG